A stretch of DNA from Bacteroidales bacterium:
TGTTGAATTTGCTGACAATTTCAAAATTTTCGTCTTGGTTAATATCTACAGAAATCTTTGTAGTTAGAGAATTGAATTGCATTTTATTTTTAATAAAATATTTTCCATTTTCCATTTTTAAGATTTTTGTTTCATCAGCTTCGGTTATCCAGTTATTTTTATTGTCATCAAATTGTTCTTCAAATATTATTTCACTATTATTATTTTGTGCAACAACAATTGAAAAACTAAAACAAAATAAAATAAATAAAATGTAGTGATTTTTCATAATAGAATTATTTATATTATAATTTTACAAAAGTATGTTTTTGATTAGTTTTTATCAAATTAGCTATATTTTCCTGAAAGTACATTTTTTAATTTACAAGAAATATGTGTAATTATTTGCAAATAAATTTTTTAGAATAAGCAAAATTATCAGTAATTACAGAAACAAAATAAATTCCTTTATTCAATTTATTTTTAGAAACCAATATTTTAAAACAATCAATATTTTTAAAATAATTTTTTTCATAAATTTTTTGCCCTAAAATGCTCCAAATCTGAATTTTTAAATCTTCTTTACTTTCATCACAAATTTGAACACATATATTGTTTTTGTTATCATCATAAATATTTATTTTATGAATTTGCTTATTATATGTATTCAACGAAACTTTTGTCTGATCAATTTCAATTTCCATTATAACAGGCAAATGGTCAGACATATTATAAAGTGCATTTATTAATTCTTGTGGCAAATCGGTATTGTCTGAATTTGTTAATGAACTGTTAAAATAACTAGCATCCTGTGCAAGTGCTTTGTATGAATTTTCAATGTATTTTACTTTGTTAGTATTATTTAAAATATTATTTGAAACTAAAATAAAATCAAACCTGTCATCCATGCCTCCTGTTGACGGGCATCCACTTGAAGATGTATGAGTTGACTGTGTATGATATAATGAATAGCCTGAATTATTATGCCAATTACCCATTTGATTTATAGGATCGTAAAAACGTATTTCCAGATTTCCATTATTTATTAAAAGCTGACATGCTTCTTCACTACTATTGTAAAAATTAAAATCTCCCATTATAATAAGATTTTCTCTGATATTTGCTCCATCAACATAATTCATCAATGTTTCAATCATTTCTTCTCTTTTAATTTCGTCTTCACTATCAGAACCTGCTTTTAAGTGTCCTACAATACAAGTTAAAAAAACAGTGTCGTTTTCTGTTTGCAAATCAGGAGAATTATAGTATAAAGTGTAAATATTTATATCCCGAATATCAGTAATAACCAAGTCTTGTGAAAAAAGTGTTAATTTTACAGTATTGTAATATAACATATTGGTAATTGAAGAGTAACCACCATTTGAAAAATTTGTTAATACTGCTTTATCATATTTATTGCAGCCATTAATATTTAAAGTATTATCCAATAAATGGATAGCTGTAGTTTCATTTGTCCCCAATTCATTAACTGTAAAAATATCAGGTTTTACATAGTCTAAAATTGTAATAAGGTAATTGTCTTTATCCGACAAATTATTATTTTCTGATGTACACCAACCTGTATTAACTCCGTAATATAATAAGTTATACTGCATAATCTTTAAAGTATCAGTACCAAATAATAAAGTATTATTAATTATTATTAGGAATATTATAACATATTTTATTTTTTTCATTTGTCTATAATTTTATATTTAACTGATTCTCTTCAATTAACACTCAAGAGAAGGTCAATATTTATTTTAAATTACAAGGGAACGTCCATACCTGCCTGTTGACAGACAGACTTTCGACAATTCATGAATTTTCTTTTAGCATATTCCAAAAGTCGGGCATTTAGCAATATAAACACTTATTAAATTATAATTTTTGTAAAAATAAAGGTTAATAAAGATACACTATTAATTTTAAATTTAAAATCAAAATATACCTTTGTAATTTTCTTACAAATCAAAAAAACACTTATTAACAATTAATTTGTTAATAATTATTGTTGTTTTACAAAAAAAATGTATTTTTGCAGACCATAATTTCAAAATAATCTTATTAATACTTATGTATTAATTAACAAACACAGGAAAACAAGTGAACACATTAAGTTATAAAACAATTTCGGCAAATAAAGCAACCGTAAATAAATCGTGGGTTGTTATTGATGCAAATAATGAAGTATTAGGCAGATTGTCAGCAGTAGTTGCAATGGTTTTAAGAGGAAAACATAAAGCAGATTTTACGCCTCACGTGGATTGTGGAGACAATGTAATAATTCTTAATGCTGAAAAAATACATTTAACAGGCAATAAATGGAATGATAAAAAATATATTAGCCACTCAGGTTATCCCGGGGGACAAAAAAAGACTCCTGTTTTGGACTTATTAAAGAAAAATCCAATTAAAATAATTGAAAATTCTGTAAAAGGCATGTTGCCAAAAAACAGGTTGGGAAGAGCAATTTTTAAAAATCTTTTTATATATGTCGGGAATGAACATCCACATCAGGCTCAAAAACCAAAAGAAATAAAATTAGATACAATTAAATAAAAAACATGGAAGTAATTAATGCATTAGGAAGAAGAAAATCATCAGTTGCCAGAATTTATCTTTCTGAAGGAACTGGTAAAATTATTGTTAATAAAAAAGATTTTAAAGAATATTTTCCAAAAGGACAGATACATTATATTGTACAACAACCTTTATTATTGCTCGATTTGGCAACTAAATTTGATGTTAAAGCCAATATTGATGGGGGA
This window harbors:
- the rpsI gene encoding 30S ribosomal protein S9, whose amino-acid sequence is MEVINALGRRKSSVARIYLSEGTGKIIVNKKDFKEYFPKGQIHYIVQQPLLLLDLATKFDVKANIDGGGIKGQAEALRLAIARALVKLDAENKPILRLNKFLTRDPREVERKKPGQRKARKKFQFSKR
- the rplM gene encoding 50S ribosomal protein L13 is translated as MNTLSYKTISANKATVNKSWVVIDANNEVLGRLSAVVAMVLRGKHKADFTPHVDCGDNVIILNAEKIHLTGNKWNDKKYISHSGYPGGQKKTPVLDLLKKNPIKIIENSVKGMLPKNRLGRAIFKNLFIYVGNEHPHQAQKPKEIKLDTIK
- a CDS encoding T9SS type A sorting domain-containing protein, yielding MKKIKYVIIFLIIINNTLLFGTDTLKIMQYNLLYYGVNTGWCTSENNNLSDKDNYLITILDYVKPDIFTVNELGTNETTAIHLLDNTLNINGCNKYDKAVLTNFSNGGYSSITNMLYYNTVKLTLFSQDLVITDIRDINIYTLYYNSPDLQTENDTVFLTCIVGHLKAGSDSEDEIKREEMIETLMNYVDGANIRENLIIMGDFNFYNSSEEACQLLINNGNLEIRFYDPINQMGNWHNNSGYSLYHTQSTHTSSSGCPSTGGMDDRFDFILVSNNILNNTNKVKYIENSYKALAQDASYFNSSLTNSDNTDLPQELINALYNMSDHLPVIMEIEIDQTKVSLNTYNKQIHKINIYDDNKNNICVQICDESKEDLKIQIWSILGQKIYEKNYFKNIDCFKILVSKNKLNKGIYFVSVITDNFAYSKKFICK